The genomic segment CCTCGAAACGCGAGAGTGCAGCGAAGTAGGTCGGCTGGTCCGCCGCGAAGCGCATGTATTCGCGGCCGAGCGCGGTCACGCGATCGGCGCCCCGGGTTTCGGTCTCGGCGGCGCGGACAAAGCGCTCGCGCAGCATCTGCAGACCGCGCGTGCAAACCGCGAGGTGCAGTTCCAGCTTGTCCTTGAAGTACAGATAGACCAGCGCGCGCGATACCCGCGCCTCACGCGCGACCTGCTCCATCGTGGCCTGTTCGTAGCCCTTGCTGCCGAATACGACTTCGGCCGCGTCGACGATCGCATCGCGGCGGCGTTCCTTCTCTTCGTGGCGGCGTTGTTCCAGCGGATCCATGGCCGCATGCTACTGACACAGTGTCAGAACATCAACAGCCGTCCATTTTCGTTCGGATCAGGCCGTGTGCCGATCGATGATGGACCGTAAGTCGACGCGCGCACCCAGCGCCCGCAACAGCCAGTACATGCCGCTCAAGGTCCGCATCACGAAGGCCATGTCGCGCACCGGACGGAAGTCCGCCATGTGTCTGATCGAGCGTGTGGCCAGCGCGCGCGAGCGCTCCAGCACCGCCGGGTCGGAGAAGTCGTAGGTTTGCTCGGCGAACAGGCTGTCGTAGATGGCCTCGTGCACGCGCTGATACAGCGGCTGGAGATCGGCCAGGGAAGGTATTTTCCCGCGATCACCGGCGCTGCCGCGCAGCGCATGCAGTTCGATCAGCAACTGATGAATCGCCGACCAGTCCCGGCGGTCGGCCGCACGCAGGAAATCGCGCATCTGCGTGGCCATCTCCGGCGCGATGCGCTTGACGCAGCCGAAATCATAGACCGCGATCCCGCCGTCGCGATAGAAACCGAAGTTGCCGGGATGCGGATCGGCATGCAGCACGCCGTGCCGGAACACCTGGTCGAAGGTCCATCGCATCAGGGTGTCGCCGAGCCGATCGCGCTCGGCCTGAGGCCAGGTCTTGGCCTCTTCCAGGGATGCGGCATCGACGCGTTCGAGCACCAGGCAGCGATCCGAACACAAATCGACGACCGGCTCGGGCAAGCTCACCGCCGGATCGTCATTGCGCGCCCGCAAGGCCTGGAGATTGGCCAGTTCGATACGGTAGTCGGTTTCCTCGCGCAGACGATCCGCCACCTCGGCCAGCACTTCGTCGATCGCCTTGGCATCCACCGGCATCACCCGGCTGAGCTTGAGCATGCGGCCCAGCATCGCAATGTCGGAATCGATATCGTCGGTCACGCCGCGATGGCGGATCTTGACGACCACGTCGCGCTCGTCATCGAGCCGCGCCGCGTGCACCTGCCCGATGGAGGCACAGGCCATCGCCTGCGGATCGACCCACGGCAACCGCGCCCACTGCGCCTTACCCCAGACCTCGTCCAGAATCCCGCGGGCCTCCGCAAACGGAATCGGCTGGGCGTCGCGCTGCAGCTTCTGCAACTGCTCCGCCAGCGGCGCCGGCAGCACGTCCGCGTACTGCGAGACCATCTGCCCGAACTTCATCGCTGCGCCCTTCATCTCCGAGAGCGTGCGATACCAGTCCTCACCCACCGCCTGCCACACCTGATCCCGCGACTGTCCTCGCGCCAGCGCGCCGACGGAACCCAACACCGAGCGCCCCAGCGTGCGAGCGCCAGTCAGGAACAAACGGGATGAACGACGACCTTGTCTGGCCACGGGTGTTTGGGGAATCGGCCTATCGGATTGGCCACCCAGCATACCCAAGCGCCACAGGGAAGGAGTGAGCCCACCTCAGTTTGACCGACATCCGAAGGTGGAGTCCCTCCAGACGGACGCCAGTTCACACGCATGCCGAGCGCCATACCTTCCGGCAGCCATTTCATGCTCCCGCCTTCGTCGACTTCGCAGCTAACGGCCATGCCAGCAAAAGCACCCCCGAAAAATGGATCCAGCACAGGGCACGGCCGCCCTCTCCCCACCACCCGCCCCCGGGCGGTCCTCCTCTCTCCCACTTGGTTGGCGAGGGGCAGTGGACTCGCTGCGCGTGATTCACCTTGAGCCCGCGGCCGTCGCGTACGCCGCAACTGCCGCATAATGGAATGTACGACCGCACGGTGGAGGCCTTGCATGCTCTCAAAATCGATCATCACGGCATCGGTGGAGACCTTGCAGACGATTCTGAATGCGGTGCCCAGTCCGGTCTTTCTGATTGACCCCAACCATCGCGTGGTGCTCGCCAACGACGCCTTATGCGAATTCCTGAGCAGGACGCGGGACGAAATTATCGACGGGCCCAACGATTTCGTTCCCAAAGAGCAAAGCGAGATCTTCGCGAAAATCGATGACGAGGTTTTCGCAACCGGTCAATCCAATGAAAACGAAGAAGTCCTGACCGACGGCAATGGCTCCCTGCATATCATCCTGACGCGCAAGCGCCTGATTCAGTTGCCGACTTCCGAAGGCGTGCAGCCGTTCATCATCGCGGTCATCTCGGACGTCACGCAATTCAGAGAGGCTGAAGCGCATGCCAAGTTTCTGGCCGAACATGATGCCTTGACCGGGCTCGCCAACCGCAGCCAGCTGAGCGACCGGTTGATGGCAGCGATTGAAACCGCGCGCAAGACCGGGGGCAAAGCCGCCGTGCTGCTGCTGGACCTCGACAACTTCAAGTCGGTCAACGACAACCACGGTCATCCTGTCGGCGACGAGCTGCTGCGCATCGTTGCCAAACGCCTGGCCGGACAGGCCCGAAGCGTGGATACCGTCTCGCGCTACGGGGGCGACGAATTCTGCGTGGTGCAGGTCACGGTCCAGCGGCCTGACGATGCCTTGGGATTGGCGCAAAGGATCATGTCTTCGATGTCGCGACCGATCGTCCTCGGCTCGGTGCGTCTTTCGATCACCGTATCGATCGGGATTGCCCTGATCCCCGACGACGGAATGACCCCGGAGATCGTGTTGCGGCGCGCGGATATGGCGTTGTACGAGGTCAAGCGAAGCGGCCGTCACGACTATCGGCTGTATCAAGGGTCTGGTTCCGGGCCTCTTGCGCACGAATGGAACATGGAGGCCGATTTGCAGGCGGCCCTCGCCGCGGGCGAACTGAGTCTGGCCTTCCAGCCGCTCGCTGCCGCCACCGACGGCAAAGTTCGAGGCTTCGAGGCGCTGGCCCGTTGGCAGCATCCCACGCGCGGCGACGTTCCCCCACAAGCCTTCATCGCCGCGGCCGAATCCACGGGCCTGATCCAGCAGCTCGGATCCTGGGTTCTGCACCAAGCCTGCGCGAGCGCTGCGGGCTGGCCATGGGATTCACAGGTTGCCGTGAACGTTTCGCCCACGGAACTGGAAAACGACGACTTTCCCGCGACAGTCGCAAGTGCGCTGGCGGCGTCCGGTCTGCCGGCATCACGCCTCGAACTCGAAGTGACGGAAACGGCCCTGCTCGATGGGTCCCCCCGTCTACTGCGCGTGTTCGCCGAGCTCAAGGCACTTGGCGTCAGCCTGGCCTTGGACGACTTCGGCGCCGGTTGGTCGTCACTGGCGACGTTGCGCAACTTTCACTTCGACCGCATCAAGATCGACCGTAGCTTCATTGCCCATATCGCCTCGGATGCGCGCTCGGTCGCCATCGTCCGGGCCGTTCTGAGCCTGGGGCAGGCACTCGAGCTGCCGGTCACCGCGGAGGGTGTCGAGGATCAGGGGCAGCTTGCCGCGCTTCGGCAAATGGGCTGCGACGAATTGCAGGGGTTCCTCCTCGGCCGACCGCGCGCCGAAGCGGCCCTGCCCGACGTTCGGCTCTGGCACAGCAAACCCGATTCGTGACGCCGCGCCAACGGCCAAACACCGGGACACCTGACCGACCCGGCGAACGAAAGCGGAACTACGCAGATTAACGTTGACGCGAGACTAACGGCCATGCCGCAAGCGGCACCCGGTAGAATGAACCTCCTGCGGCATGGCCGTTTCCCTCACCCACCGCTCCCGCAAGCAGGCGAGGGTCGGTCGGCATCACGCCGCGCGATTCACGTTCAACTTTGCTGCCGCCCGGTTGCCGGCGTTCAGCTGGAATCAGGGCGATGGCCGTCTCAACCGGCCGCCGCCCGCCCCGCCTCGCGGCCGAAGTAGGTGGCATCGGCCAACGACAGGCCCGAGCTGTAGCCTTCGCCCCAGCGCGGCAGGCCGCAGGCGGTGCGGCCGGCGGCGTACAGGCCGTGGATCGGCAGGCCCTGGGCATTCAGCACCTCGCCGCTGGGCCGCGTGTGCAGACCGCCCAGGGTGAAACAGGTGTAGGCGGCGTAGTCCACGCGCAGGTCCAGTGCCACGAACGGAGGGTCCACCAGCGGCCTGAGCCACTTCGCGGCCTTGTGGAACTGCGGGTCCTGACCTTGCGCGGCGTGATGGTTGTAGAGCTCAACAGTCGCGGTGAGCGCGCCCGGCGCCAGCTCCAGTTCGCGCTCGACCTCCGCCCAGGTGTCTCCGGCGGCACCGATGCCGATCCGGAAATGCTCGCCGAACAGCGGCTCCGAGTAGATCGCCTGGTCCAGCAGCAGGAATATCCGATCGCACTGCTGGCGCAGGATGTGCGCGGAGACGCGGCCGTGATAGCAGTCTTCATTGATGAATCGCTGGCCACGTTCATTGATGAAGATACCCTTGATCAGGCTCTCCGGCGGATACCAGGGTACGGTGACGAAGCCCTCCGCCATGTTGATGGCGACACCGCCGACGCTCTGGCCGAGCTGGATGCCGGAGCCGTCGTCGACCGTGCCGATCGGCTGTGAGCAGCGCAGCAGTTGCGGCGCGCTCTGGGCGAGCAGTTCGCGATTCATGACGAAACCACCAGCACACAGGATCACGCCGCGTTGGGCGCGCGCGTAACCGATCCGGCCCTCGTGCTTGTAGACCAGGCCGTGCACACGGTTGGTGTCATCGGCGATCAGTGAAATCACGCGGGTGTTGTAACGGACTTCGACACCGGCCTGCTCGACGCGCTCGGTGAGCACGTCCATCAGGTAGCGTCCGGCGCCCATGCCCATGAATTCCGGCGTGTGACCGCGCGGACAGGGTTTGGCCTGCTGCGAGAACGGCCAGGCTTCCTCGCTGCCACTCCAGATCAGGCAATCGTCGGTCATCGGCTCGACGATGCGCTCCGGTATGAAGCTGTACTTGTAACGCACGCCCTGTTCGAGCAGCCAGTGGAAATGCGCGAGGCTGTTTTCGGCGTAGCGTCGGGCACGCGCTTCGTCGACATTCGGACCGCCGGCCATGATCAGGTATTGCGCCAGGTCTTCCGTAGTGTCCGTGAATCCCGCTGCGTTCTGGATCGGCGTTCCGCCGCTGCCGCCGAAATAGATCTCGCCGCCGGACAGTGCGGAGGTTCCGCCGCTGCCGGCGGAGACCTCGAACAGGCGGACGCCGGCACCGGCACGCGCCGCTTCGATCGCGGCGCAGGCGCCAGCGGCGCCGAAACCCAGGACCAGAACGTCGGCCTCGAGATCCCATTGCGGCACTTCGTGCAGGCGACACGGGCGGACAACGGAGTACGGGGACTGGTCGGTGACTGCAGCGCTCATGCGGGTCGATTCCATGCGCAGGGACTCCGATGATCCGCACCCGGGCCGCTGGCCGCCTACCCGTTTCGGCTTAGACCCGCGCTAAGATCACGGCATGTCCGAGGCTTGGCTATCACCGAACTTCAATGCTGCGGCAATGTGGCCGCCGGTGCTGGTGTCGCTGTTCGCACTGGGCATGGCGCTGGCGTTCGTGGTTGCCGATCGCAGCTCGCCCACCAGCCGGGCGCTGTCGCTGGTGCTGGCCTTTGTCGCCATCACGCTGGACCTGAACGTGGTCGTGCCGATGCTGTGGGCGGTGCCG from the Gammaproteobacteria bacterium genome contains:
- a CDS encoding FAD-dependent oxidoreductase is translated as MSAAVTDQSPYSVVRPCRLHEVPQWDLEADVLVLGFGAAGACAAIEAARAGAGVRLFEVSAGSGGTSALSGGEIYFGGSGGTPIQNAAGFTDTTEDLAQYLIMAGGPNVDEARARRYAENSLAHFHWLLEQGVRYKYSFIPERIVEPMTDDCLIWSGSEEAWPFSQQAKPCPRGHTPEFMGMGAGRYLMDVLTERVEQAGVEVRYNTRVISLIADDTNRVHGLVYKHEGRIGYARAQRGVILCAGGFVMNRELLAQSAPQLLRCSQPIGTVDDGSGIQLGQSVGGVAINMAEGFVTVPWYPPESLIKGIFINERGQRFINEDCYHGRVSAHILRQQCDRIFLLLDQAIYSEPLFGEHFRIGIGAAGDTWAEVERELELAPGALTATVELYNHHAAQGQDPQFHKAAKWLRPLVDPPFVALDLRVDYAAYTCFTLGGLHTRPSGEVLNAQGLPIHGLYAAGRTACGLPRWGEGYSSGLSLADATYFGREAGRAAAG
- a CDS encoding TetR/AcrR family transcriptional regulator yields the protein MDPLEQRRHEEKERRRDAIVDAAEVVFGSKGYEQATMEQVAREARVSRALVYLYFKDKLELHLAVCTRGLQMLRERFVRAAETETRGADRVTALGREYMRFAADQPTYFAALSRFEAHRPDASEPDSIEALCLSAGLAVHEVTVAALQAGQADGSVRSDLGNPLLVAITLWGFVHGSLQIATTKGPAVEASGVGVQDFLETALAIAQRGIAAAG
- a CDS encoding AarF/ABC1/UbiB kinase family protein, producing the protein MLGSVGALARGQSRDQVWQAVGEDWYRTLSEMKGAAMKFGQMVSQYADVLPAPLAEQLQKLQRDAQPIPFAEARGILDEVWGKAQWARLPWVDPQAMACASIGQVHAARLDDERDVVVKIRHRGVTDDIDSDIAMLGRMLKLSRVMPVDAKAIDEVLAEVADRLREETDYRIELANLQALRARNDDPAVSLPEPVVDLCSDRCLVLERVDAASLEEAKTWPQAERDRLGDTLMRWTFDQVFRHGVLHADPHPGNFGFYRDGGIAVYDFGCVKRIAPEMATQMRDFLRAADRRDWSAIHQLLIELHALRGSAGDRGKIPSLADLQPLYQRVHEAIYDSLFAEQTYDFSDPAVLERSRALATRSIRHMADFRPVRDMAFVMRTLSGMYWLLRALGARVDLRSIIDRHTA
- a CDS encoding EAL domain-containing protein, encoding MLSKSIITASVETLQTILNAVPSPVFLIDPNHRVVLANDALCEFLSRTRDEIIDGPNDFVPKEQSEIFAKIDDEVFATGQSNENEEVLTDGNGSLHIILTRKRLIQLPTSEGVQPFIIAVISDVTQFREAEAHAKFLAEHDALTGLANRSQLSDRLMAAIETARKTGGKAAVLLLDLDNFKSVNDNHGHPVGDELLRIVAKRLAGQARSVDTVSRYGGDEFCVVQVTVQRPDDALGLAQRIMSSMSRPIVLGSVRLSITVSIGIALIPDDGMTPEIVLRRADMALYEVKRSGRHDYRLYQGSGSGPLAHEWNMEADLQAALAAGELSLAFQPLAAATDGKVRGFEALARWQHPTRGDVPPQAFIAAAESTGLIQQLGSWVLHQACASAAGWPWDSQVAVNVSPTELENDDFPATVASALAASGLPASRLELEVTETALLDGSPRLLRVFAELKALGVSLALDDFGAGWSSLATLRNFHFDRIKIDRSFIAHIASDARSVAIVRAVLSLGQALELPVTAEGVEDQGQLAALRQMGCDELQGFLLGRPRAEAALPDVRLWHSKPDS